A region from the Ptychodera flava strain L36383 chromosome 12, AS_Pfla_20210202, whole genome shotgun sequence genome encodes:
- the LOC139144678 gene encoding uncharacterized protein: MFCLDEPRATFYGRLTAASSKALFLLTSWKKNSYGPATWQLISDFCEETLKKKPDELSAMYCTVLDVEVSEEQKEDATRHGVTLILATRSKWLDPDEDPPGIHWLIHHNTYYPQLGKLKDVGHVIGLSAKTKNAASTIHGNLFPHAELHHVSPKPAALFVSNAWNNDELGLTGFHRSLVQDFCERKAKAGEDLRAYSTVLDVKISDDQKTDAESCGVVLIPARRKTFVGPKDDPLRLEWLLSHEIYYPDLKELEDVQYVVGYAPKTGHAAADIRAELFPKAKLVLINHACPESACLEAEEYGLVEFAEKMLQMASKADLLFSIGPVIYEYFDNAYRAEFQGKDLSEIPHEEIPPLSLPCFRGKDPVLRKTTRHSILTCGQVDTQKALRRCETMAVSIGTAANRLSGSSAHINFPLWKIQGVSQQADQTTVKFLSNKMKCHKINPTVHPGHSAKSLHISLQQSHLCLPAPCYMDYSFYGIEAVVCGLPTAVYKHTHLAQFILTHSKLHAECFIVEATKNNLSDTIFKHLQNTQFAFKKAKELKENLVQNEDIQRSFARFASFLTAPIKQLTGANNQDSLPVCIGLDDTEYHRCLRELEKQVQALPAQLKKEKEEMMNNLKAAWRNCNLVSKRRIQDVLGDKNDSFEINKVCKRKLGDVDPSSMTAKSLAILLRFLTLYNLYRLKQTCRSESLARAFEPLLITDEMREIAAKVGIKLHLKAMYKEERFREVELFFINRDGGGIQPLTTNDNVLAADSVEETQLSSQDEETCHNEGKLSDVSLEDIQQKVDEQLIKQDTQTSPITTVRLSSQTRSSVPPKKLEQQLTDSDIRSLPLAESKIQSLQSKLDIALKEKSKFQTAFTEKIILETQLAESLNEKSQLEKQCQEYKQQYQIAENKFTSKLSEFHTIEKRVEKLSKLVFELWTKLIQISDEQIDSELQKRVAETLQFGEKFDTFEMEPKELSEMASDYKNTKSAINKFEKEETPSDHEMISNKRSEMETATPTQPEMTGREGSEMETATPTQHEMTVREGSEMETATPTQPEMTVREESETETVTPTQPEEGSEMETATPTQPEMTGREGSEMETAQVGLETKHKKEKKRAGGIFSKLFQRFSGSKAKPGGTSLTPVGTEKQSSSVAAGSEELSSGSVFSKDIPSGTETTRSQRASGTWSRRTLKGQMGQMFNDPTGMAFHNDKLLVCDYDNNVVQILNQDYTCEKKLGSFSGQFAKPFKPLSIVVSQDNLYFILDKNNLQIVVCDEDNKIIKQITLPSYSDPYCIALVQSFVIVTDDKGHCVLKYSQDGHYVSQLGGHQGNSHSEFNHPFFVSVNSRDVIMVSDCDNHCIKCFDSDFNYKYQYGEEGHGDSQLYFPSSIAVDGADNVYVCEYGNDRISIWSRDGTWIGHLEVIEPLYMAVTADGDRIAVRGYGSNEIVVFSK; encoded by the exons ATGTTCTGCTTAGATGAGCCAAGAGCAACTTTCTATGGCAGGTTAACTGCAGCTTCCTCAAAAGCCTTGTTTTTATTAACATCATGGAAGAAAAATTCATATGGTCCAGCAACCTGGCAGCTGATTAGTGATTTCTGTGAAGAGACACTGAAGAAGAAACCTGATGAACTTTCAGCAATGTACTGCACTGTCCTTGATGTTGAAGTGAGTGAAGAACAAAAGGAAGATGCAACAAGACATGGTGTCACTCTGATTCTAGCTACAAGAAGCAAATGGTTAGATCCTGATGAAGACCCACCTGGAATACATTGGCTTATTCATCATAATACCTATTATCCACAATTGGGAAAATTAAAAGATGTAGGTCACGTGATAGGGCTGTCTGCAAAGACTAAAAATGCAGCATCCACAATACATGGAAATCTTTTCCCTCATGCTGAACTTCACCATGTGTCTCCTAAACCTGCAGCATTATTTGTTTCCAATGCCTGGAATAATGATGAGTTGGGTCTGACAGGATTCCATAGAAGCCTTGTCCAAGATTTCTGTGAAAGAAAGGCCAAGGCAGGAGAAGATCTGAGAGCCTACTCCACTGTACTTGATGTCAAAATCAGTGATGACCAGAAGACTGACGCTGAGAGCTGTGGTGTTGTCTTGATTCCAGCACGAAGAAAGACCTTTGTAGGACCAAAAGATGATCCCCTAAGATTGGAGTGGCTGTTGAGTCATGAAATATACTATCCTGACCTGAAAGAGTTAGAAGATGTCCAGTACGTGGTTGGCTATGCTCCAAAGACAGGACATGCAGCTGCTGATATTCGAGCAGAGCTGTTCCCCAAGGCAAAGCTGGTTCTCATCAACCATGCCTGTCCAGAATCTGCCTGCCTGGAAGCTGAAGAgtatggtttggtggaatttgcaGAAAAGATGTTGCAAATGGCTAGTAAGGCAGACCTACTGTTCTCCATTGGTCCTGTCATCTATGAGTATTTTGACAATGCATACAGGGCTGAGTTTCAGGGTAAAGACTTGTCAGAAATTCCACACGAGGAGATTCCTCCACTATCACTTCCTTGCTTCAGAGGGAAAGATCCAGTGTTAAGAAAGACCACCAGGCACAGTATACTGAcatgtggtcaggtagacacaCAGAAAGCCCTAAGAAGATGTGAAACAATGGCAGTTTCAATTGGTACAGCAGCCAATCGTCTGTCAGGAAGTTCTGCACATATCAATTTTCCTTTATGGAAGATCCAAGGAGTATCTCAACAAGCAGACCAGACTACAGTGAAGTTCCTCTCTAATAAgatgaaatgtcataaaataaaTCCGACAGTTCATCCAGGGCATTCAGCCAAGTCTCTGCACATATCTTTGCAACAATCTCATCTCTGCCTGCCTGCACCATGCTACATGGATTACAGCTTCTATGGCATAGAAGCAGTGGTATGCGGTTTACCCACAGCTGTCTATAAACATACTCATTTAGCACAGTTCATTTTGACACATTCAAAACTTCACGCTGAATGTTTCATTGTAGAGGCAACAAAGAATAATCTGTCAGACACAATATTCAAGCACCTACAAAATACACAGTTTGCTTTCAAGAAAGCAAAGGAACTGAAAGAAAACCTGGTCCAGAATGAAGACATCCAAAGAAGCTTTGCAAGATTTGCATCATTTTTAACTGCACCCATAAAGCAACTAACTGGAGCAAACAATCAAG ACTCTCTACCTGTCTGCATAGGGTTGGATGACACTGAGTATCATCGATGTCTGAgagaactagagaaacaagtcCAAGCACTCCCAGCACAACTGaagaaagagaaagaagaaaTGATGAATAACCTGAAGGCTGCATGGAGAAACTGTAACCTGGTATCTAAACGTAGAATACAGGATGTACTGGGTgataaaaatgacagttttgaaataaacaaAGTGTGCAAGCGGAAACTTGGTGATGTTGATCCATCCAGTATGACGGCAAAGTCCTTAGCAATCTTGCTGAGGTTTCTTACTCTTTATAATCTCTATAGGTTAAAGCAGACTTGTAGATCTGAAAGTCTAGCCAGAGCATTTGAACCACTACTGATAACAGATGAAATGAGGGAGATTGCTGCCAAAGTTGGGATAAAATTGCACCTGAAAGCAATGTATAAAGAAGAGAGGTTTAGAGAAGTTGAACTTTTCTTTATCAATC GAGATGGTGGTGGAATTCAACCACTGACAACCAATGATAATGTCTTGGCAGCAGACAGTGTTGAAGAAACCCAGCTAAGTTCCCAA GATGaggaaacttgtcacaatgaaGGAAAACTGTCTGACGTTTCTCTGGAAGACATTCAACAGA AGGTGGATGAGCAACTCATAAAACAGGACACACAAACTTCTCCTATTACCACAGTCAGACTAAGTTCACAAACCAGAAGTTCAGTCCCACCCAAAAAACTTGAACAACAACTCACAGATTCTGACATCAGATCTTTGCCATTAGCAGAGTCCAAAATTCAGTCTTTACAGAGTAAACTTGACATTGCCTTGAAAGAAAAGTCTAAATTCCAGACAGCTTTCACAGAAAAGATAATTCTGGAAACCCAGTTAGCTGAATCACTGAATGAAAAGTCACAATTAGAAAAGCAGTGTCAGGAGTACAAGCAGCAATATCAGATTGCAGAaaacaaattcacttcaaagCTCAGTGAATTTCACACTATTGAGAAAAGAGTTGAAAAATTAAGCAAACTTGTATTTGAACTGTGGACAAAACTAATACAAATATCTGATGAACAAATTGATTCTGAACTGCAGAAAAGAGTTGCAGAAACTCTCcaatttggtgaaaaatttgacACTTTTGAAATGGAACCCAAAG AATTATCTGAGATGGCATCAGATTATAAAAATACCAAATCTGCAATCAATAAGTTTGAGAAAGAGGAAACGCCATCTGATCATGAGATGATCAGCAACAAaagaagtgagatggagacagccacaccaacacaacctgagatgactggcagggagggaagtgagatggagacagccacaccaacacaacatgagatgactgtcagggagggaagtgagatggagacagccacaccaacacaacctgagatgactgtcagggaggaaAGTGAGACGGAGACAgtcacaccaacacaacctgaggagggaagtgagatggagacagccacaccaacacaacctgagatgactggtagggagggaagtgagatggagactgCCCAGGTTGGTTTGGAAACAAAGCATAAGAAAG AGAAGAAAAGGGCAGGTGGTATTTTCAGCAAGCTCTTTCAGCGTTTTTCTGGGAGTAAGGCCAAACCTGGTGGTACATCGTTGACTCCTGTTGGTACAGAGAAACAAAGTAGTTCAGTCGCTGCGGGCAGTGAAGAGTTGTCAAGTGGTTCAGTGTTCTCCAAGGACATACCTAGTGGTACAGAAACCACTAGAAGTCAAAGGGCTTCTG GGACTTGGTCAAGGAGAactctgaaaggtcaaatgggaCAGATGTTCAATGACCCGACAGGCATGGCCTTCCACAATGATAAACTGTTGGTGTGTGACTATGACAACAATGTTGTACAGATACTGAATCAAGACTACACATGTGAAAAGAAGTTGGGCAGTTTCAGTGGTCAGTTTGCCAAGCCATTCAAGCCACTGTCCATAGTTGTCTCTCAGGACAACCTCTACTTCATCCTTGATAAGAATAATCTGCAAATTGTTGTTTGTGATGAAGAtaataaaatcatcaaacaaaTCACTCTACCTAGTTACTCAGATCCCTATTGCATAGCTCTTGTACAGAGCTTTGTTATTGTCACAGATGACAAAGGTCACTGTGTCCTGAAGTACAGCCAGGATGGACACTATGTTTCCCAGCTTGGCGGTCATCAAGGCAATAGCCACTCAGAATTCAACCACCCCTTCTTTGTCTCTGTCAACAGTAGGGATGTCATCATGGTGTCTGACTGTGACAATCactgcatcaagtgttttgatTCTGACTTCAATTACAAGTACCAATACGGTGAGGAAGGTCACGGCGATAGTCAGCTGTACTTCCCATCCAGCATTGCCGTTGATGGCGCTgacaatgtttatgtttgtgaatACGGCAATGATAGGATTTCGATTTGGAGTCGAGATGGGACTTGGATTGGTCATCTTGAAGTGATCGAACCCTTGTACATGGCAGTAACCGCCGACGGTGATAGAATTGCTGTTAGAGGATATGGCAGCAATGAAATCGTAGTATTTTCTAAGTAG